From Juglans regia cultivar Chandler chromosome 8, Walnut 2.0, whole genome shotgun sequence, the proteins below share one genomic window:
- the LOC108993687 gene encoding DEAD-box ATP-dependent RNA helicase 10-like, with translation MAEDKLVIKTFTDLGVCDKLVEACENLGWKTPSKIQAEAIPHALHGKDLIGLAQTGSGKTGAFVLPILQALLESQQAFFACVVSPTRELAIQIADQFKALGSGFGIKCAVLVGEEDIMEQYINLARLPHIIVGTPGRLVDHLSNTKGFSFHALKYLVLDEADCLLEDKFQKSIDEILDVVPRERKTYLFSATMTRKVQKLQRVCLRNPVKIEVASKYSTVNTLNQHYYLVPSKYKDCQLVYILGEKRGFSTMVFTRTCGATRLIALFLRNLGLRAISISGKMTQPRRLEALNQFKEGKCNILICTNVASRGLDFPCVDIVINYDIPESPKDYIHRVGRTARAGRLGVAISIVDSYELESFSKIENCLGMKFTELPFQLEEALLLMERVSEAKRISRRRIQESGSKEKKRGGDDGDEDTEKYLGVKNGKLSKRIKK, from the exons ATGGCAGAAGACAAGTTAGTAATTAAGACATTTACGGATTTGGGAGTATGTGACAAATTGGTGGAGGCTTGCGAAAATCTGGGATGGAAAACTCCATCGAAGATACAAGCCGAAGCAATTCCTCACGCGCTTCATG GAAAAGACTTGATTGGGCTAGCACAAACAGGTTCGGGTAAGACAGGAGCTTTTGTTCTTCCCATTTTGCAAGCCCTTTTAGAATCTCAACAAGCGTTCTTTGCTTGTGTGGTGTCCCCTACGAG GGAACTTGCAATTCAGATTGCCGATCAGTTCAAAGCGTTAGGATCAGGCTTTGGCATTAAGTGTGCAGTG CTTGTTGGAGAGGAAGACATAATGGAACAGTATATCAACCTTGCAAGGCTTCCACACATTATT GTCGGAACACCGGGACGCCTTGTCGATCATCTATCCAACACAAAAGGTTTTTCCTTTCATGCATTGAAGTATTTG GTTTTGGATGAGGCGGATTGCTTATTGGAGGACAAATTTCAGAAGTCGATCGATGAGATTTTAGATGTTGTCCCTCGTGAGcggaaaacatatttattttctgcCACAATGACACGAAAG GTTCAGAAGCTCCAAAGGGTTTGTTTAAGAAATCCTGTGAAG ATTGAAGTAGCATCTAAATATTCAACTGTCAACACACTAAACCAGCATTATTACTTGGTGCCTTCTAAGTACAAG GATTGCCAGCTTGTATATATTTTGGGTGAGAAGCGTGGATTTTCAACAATGGTTTTTACGCGTACATGCGGCGCAACACGTTTGATTGCTCTGTTTCTACGAAATCTTGGACTTAGAGCCATTTCAATTAGTGGCAAAATGACCCAG CCAAGGAGACTTGAAGCCTTGAATCAGTTTAAGGAGGGAAAGTGCAATATTCTTATATGTACTAATGTGGCAAGTAGAGGACTTGACTTTCCATGCGTCGATATTGTCATCAATTATGATATCCCTGAAAGCCCCAAG GATTATATCCATAGAGTGGGAAGAACTGCCCGTGCAGGACGACTGGGTGTTGCGATCTCTATAGTGGATAGTTATGAGCTGGAATCCTTTTCAAAGATAGAGAATTGCCTCG GCATGAAGTTTACAGAACTTCCTTTTCAACTAGAGGAAGCCTTGCTATTGATGGAGCGTGTTTCTGAGGCCAAAAGAATATCTCGAAGG AGAATCCAAGAATCTGGAAGCAAGGAAAAGAAGCGGGGAGGAGACGATGGCGACGAAGATACGGAGAAATACTTGGGTGTCAAGAATGGGAAGTTGTCAAAgaggataaaaaaatga
- the LOC108993688 gene encoding proteasome subunit alpha type-4 yields the protein MSRRYDSRTTIFSPEGRLYQVEYAMEAIGNAGTAIGILSKDGVVLVGEKKVTSKLLQTSTSTEKMYKIDDHVACAVAGIMSDANILINTARVQAQRYTFAYQEPMPVEQLVQSLCDTKQGYTQFGGLRPFGVSFLFAGWDKNFGFQLYMSDPSGNYGGWKAAAVGANNQAAQSMLKQDYKDEITREEAVELALKVLSKTMDSTSLTSDKLELAEVFVLPSGKVKYQVCSPESLSKLLVKLGMTQPAAEAS from the coding sequence ATGTCTCGAAGGTATGATAGCCGTACGACGATATTCTCCCCAGAAGGTCGTCTCTACCAAGTTGAGTATGCAATGGAGGCCATTGGAAATGCTGGAACCGCTATAGGGATTTTATCAAAGGATGGAGTTGTTTTGGTTGGCGAAAAGAAGGTTACTTCCAAACTCCTTCAAACTTCGACATCAACTGAGAAGATGTATAAGATTGATGACCATGTGGCATGTGCTGTTGCTGGAATAATGTCGGATGCCAACATCCTTATCAACACGGCTAGGGTCCAAGCCCAGCGTTATACATTTGCTTACCAAGAGCCAATGCCTGTTGAACAGCTTGTCCAATCTCTATGTGACACCAAACAAGGCTACACACAATTTGGTGGGCTCCGTCCATTTGGTGTATCATTTCTGTTTGCAGGCTGGGACAAAAATTTTGGTTTCCAGCTTTACATGAGTGACCCAAGTGGAAACTATGGTGGTTGGAAGGCTGCAGCAGTTGGGGCAAACAACCAGGCGGCACAATCAATGCTTAAGCAGGATTACAAGGATGAAATCACAAGGGAAGAAGCGGTTGAGCTTGCACTGAAAGTGCTCAGTAAGACAATGGACAGCACAAGTCTTACTTCAGATAAGCTGGAATTGGCTGAAGTCTTCGTATTGCCTTCTGGAAAAGTTAAGTACCAGGTATGCTCACCAGAATCCTTGAGTAAGCTGTTGGTGAAGTTGGGAATGACCCAACCTGCTGCTGAGGCTTCCTAA